In the Desulfitobacterium hafniense DCB-2 genome, AAGAAGTTGCGGAGCGGCTGCGGGGGACCATCGCGAACTCCTCTGTTGACACCGGCCTTAAAATAAACTATACCATAAGCGTGGGGTACTGCAGCATCACTCCGGATCAGGAAACAACGATTGATATGCTTTATAAACTTTGCGATCAGGCCCTTTATATGGCCAAAGCCCATGGGAAAAACTGCTGCAGGAAGGCGGCTGAGGTATAAGCCAGATGAGGTATGGGATGAATAAAGTATTGGTGGTTGAAGATGAAGATATATTGCGCGAAGTGATCGTCGATTATTTGGTTGAGAATGGATATCAGGCCTTAGAGGCTGCAGACGGAGAAAAAGCCTTAGAGCTCTTTCTAGCCAACTCCGTGGATTTGGTGATCTTGGATATTGTTCTGCCCAAGGTTGACGGTTGGTCGGTATGCCGCAGAATTCGCAGGAATTCCGGTATCCCCATTATCATTTTGACGGCCCGTTCCGATGAGGATGACTCTCTCCTGGGCTATGAGCTGGGTGCGGATGATTATCTGATCAAACCCTATAGTCCCCGGGTGCTCATGGCCAAGGTAAAACGGTTTCTGGAAAAAACCTCAGACACTGTGGAGGAAATGCAGATCTCAGCCGGCGGAATTCTCCTCAATCTGGGGTCAAGATGTGTTTCCGTAGAGGGCGATCCCATCAATCTGACCCATACGGAATTCGAAATTCTCGCTTACTTAATGCAGAACAAAGGGCTGGTCATAACCAGAGAACAATTGATCACGAAACTATGGGGTTATGATTTTTATGGTGATGAAAAGACAGTGAACAGCCAT is a window encoding:
- a CDS encoding response regulator transcription factor is translated as MRYGMNKVLVVEDEDILREVIVDYLVENGYQALEAADGEKALELFLANSVDLVILDIVLPKVDGWSVCRRIRRNSGIPIIILTARSDEDDSLLGYELGADDYLIKPYSPRVLMAKVKRFLEKTSDTVEEMQISAGGILLNLGSRCVSVEGDPINLTHTEFEILAYLMQNKGLVITREQLITKLWGYDFYGDEKTVNSHIRNLRSKLGSKGSSIVTVIRSGYKFTEEQL